The window AGACTGTTGAACACAACCATTGAATTCCATTGTCTCCTGTCTGTTGAAGGCTCAGAGTCCACTGAGACCCAGGAGGATGTGTATGTGGCGTCGGTGGAGACAGACCGCGGTGTGAAGGAACAGTTACGTCTCTATGACACCAGGGGGCTCCACGACGGCCTGGACCTTCCCAAGCACTACTACTCGGTGGCAGACGGCTTTGTGCTGGTCTACAGCGTGGACAGCCTGGAGTCCTTCAAGAAGGTGGATGTCCTCAAGAAGGAGATAGACAAATCCAGAGATAAGAAAGAGGTACTGGGATTGTGACTGTTTGAAACTCTCCTTAAGCTTTGCTAAGTGTGTGTGGTTTTGTTAAAGTGAGACAGGTTTCGTTGATTGTTTTGGCCATAGACAgctaatcaatcaaatgtatttataatgccctatttacatcagcagttgtaaCAGTACTTTTATTCTAACCTGGCCtagaccccaaagagcaagcagaaGCACAGTGGCCATAACAATAAAAAACGATCAACCAAGACACAAATCAGAACCTTATGCTATTGTTGTTTAGTTGGAGTGTCCCCTCTTCCTGCAGGTGATGGTGATCGTGCTAGGAAACAAGACAGACCTGCGTGAGCTTCGTCAGGTGGAGCACGAGGCAGCGCAGCAGTGGGCGCGGGGGGAGAAGGTCAAGCTCTGGGAGGTCAGCGTCACAGAGAGGAACTCTCTCATTGAACCCTTCACTATTCTCACCAGCCGCCTCACACAGCCTC of the Oncorhynchus kisutch isolate 150728-3 linkage group LG17, Okis_V2, whole genome shotgun sequence genome contains:
- the LOC109907379 gene encoding NF-kappa-B inhibitor-interacting Ras-like protein 1; translation: MGKGCKVVVCGLASVGKTAILEQLLYGNHAVGSESTETQEDVYVASVETDRGVKEQLRLYDTRGLHDGLDLPKHYYSVADGFVLVYSVDSLESFKKVDVLKKEIDKSRDKKEVMVIVLGNKTDLRELRQVEHEAAQQWARGEKVKLWEVSVTERNSLIEPFTILTSRLTQPQSKSAFPLPGRKSKGTTSNDI